From one Lactiplantibacillus paraplantarum genomic stretch:
- a CDS encoding PfkB family carbohydrate kinase — protein MSTMLVAEDLSAVGGISLSSALPVLTAMQYDVAALPTSLLSTHTSGYGTPAVVDLSTWLPQVFQHWTRAQLHFDQALIGYVGSVTLCQQLTTYLEQQSLSLLVVDPVLGDLGQFYQGFDQNYVEVMRQLIHQADVILPNTTEAALLTGIPYQATPELQRLLPALQQQLKAGAHAVITDVQRADQIGCAWLDEAGNVQFCGEQRLPGHYNGTGDTLAAVIAGLLGRGNALAPTLELANQWLNMAVAETIDQNRTDERQGVALGRLLQAILAFN, from the coding sequence TTGTCAACAATGTTAGTTGCGGAAGATTTGTCCGCAGTCGGTGGCATTTCGCTCAGTTCAGCGTTACCAGTATTAACGGCGATGCAGTATGATGTGGCCGCCTTACCGACTAGCCTATTGTCAACCCATACTAGTGGGTACGGGACGCCTGCTGTGGTAGACTTATCAACGTGGTTACCACAGGTTTTTCAACATTGGACGCGAGCACAGCTTCATTTTGATCAAGCACTGATTGGGTATGTTGGTTCGGTGACACTTTGTCAGCAACTTACGACTTACTTAGAACAACAGTCATTATCGTTATTAGTTGTTGATCCGGTACTCGGTGATTTAGGTCAATTCTATCAAGGCTTTGATCAGAACTATGTTGAGGTAATGCGTCAGCTGATTCATCAAGCAGATGTGATTTTGCCAAACACAACGGAAGCGGCCTTACTAACGGGAATTCCATATCAGGCCACCCCCGAGTTGCAGCGCTTGTTGCCGGCACTGCAGCAACAATTAAAAGCAGGTGCACACGCGGTCATCACGGATGTGCAACGTGCGGATCAAATTGGGTGTGCATGGTTAGATGAAGCTGGCAACGTGCAATTTTGTGGTGAACAACGGCTACCTGGTCATTATAATGGCACGGGTGATACCTTAGCTGCGGTAATTGCTGGTTTGTTAGGGCGTGGTAATGCGTTAGCCCCAACCTTAGAACTTGCCAACCAGTGGCTTAATATGGCCGTTGCGGAAACGATTGACCAAAATCGGACGGACGAGCGTCAAGGGGTCGCGTTAGGACGTTTGCTCCAGGCAATTTTGGCCTTCAATTGA
- a CDS encoding bis(5'-nucleosyl)-tetraphosphatase, with protein MSTEVASGAVVYQQKDGHPAYLLLQSATSDFWGFPKGHVEGTETLAEAARREIREETQIEATLDTNFKVYTEYDLPNGNLKQVTLFVSEVPSGTAVTRQKAEISAIGWFDYAAARERLTYDNLKQMLDQANTYIEQHLQ; from the coding sequence ATGAGTACAGAAGTAGCTAGTGGTGCGGTCGTCTATCAACAAAAGGATGGTCATCCCGCTTATTTATTATTACAGAGTGCGACCAGTGATTTTTGGGGATTTCCGAAGGGCCATGTGGAAGGTACTGAGACTTTAGCTGAAGCAGCTAGGCGTGAAATTCGTGAGGAAACGCAAATTGAAGCGACGCTTGATACTAATTTTAAAGTATATACTGAATATGACTTACCTAATGGCAATTTGAAGCAAGTCACTTTATTTGTCAGTGAAGTTCCTAGTGGGACTGCGGTAACCCGTCAAAAAGCTGAGATTAGTGCGATTGGCTGGTTTGACTACGCGGCAGCGCGGGAACGGTTGACTTATGATAATTTAAAGCAGATGTTAGATCAAGCTAACACGTACATTGAGCAGCACTTACAATAA
- a CDS encoding guanylate kinase, whose amino-acid sequence MTSKRIFVITGPTGSGKTTVSHYLRSQYQIPQVITHTTRAPREGEVSGQDYYFETPTSFATKHYLEHVTYSGNQYGSSREGLAAAWEQSPLISIVLDTAGAVTYARELGDQAVVIYLEVADQDALIQRLTKRGDLPSRIQKRVASDEYLRDQALPTGLVGHAHVIVNDDWQTTRQQLDQLVAKYCPADALSKD is encoded by the coding sequence TTGACATCGAAACGGATCTTTGTAATTACGGGGCCAACTGGAAGTGGTAAGACCACCGTCAGTCATTATTTACGGTCACAATATCAAATTCCACAGGTCATTACTCATACGACTAGGGCGCCCCGTGAAGGCGAGGTCAGTGGTCAGGATTACTACTTTGAAACCCCTACTAGCTTTGCCACTAAGCATTATTTAGAGCACGTCACGTATAGCGGTAATCAGTATGGTTCTTCACGAGAGGGATTGGCGGCCGCGTGGGAACAATCGCCGTTGATCAGTATTGTCCTCGATACGGCTGGCGCGGTGACCTATGCGCGTGAATTGGGTGACCAAGCGGTGGTGATCTATCTTGAAGTTGCTGATCAAGATGCGTTAATTCAACGCTTGACTAAGCGTGGTGATCTGCCTAGCCGCATTCAAAAACGCGTGGCGAGCGATGAATATTTGCGTGATCAAGCGCTACCGACTGGATTAGTGGGGCATGCACACGTTATTGTTAATGATGATTGGCAGACAACGCGGCAGCAGCTGGATCAACTAGTGGCCAAATATTGTCCGGCTGATGCGTTGTCTAAAGATTAG
- a CDS encoding Fur family transcriptional regulator, which produces METPIEQAVAILRRNQLKITKQRQALLDYLVTYQDHYVAISAVDEHMRTLFAGMSHNTIYRNIKEFETLGLLELKAQANQTLVKYQCDFKHQHHHHFVCSNCGKVTELQACPLDEYEAQLPGCTITGHRIEIYGLCAACTAQQAINS; this is translated from the coding sequence ATGGAAACACCAATTGAACAAGCCGTCGCAATTTTACGCCGTAATCAGCTTAAAATTACGAAGCAGCGGCAGGCATTATTAGATTATCTGGTGACCTATCAGGACCACTATGTGGCAATTTCGGCCGTTGATGAGCACATGCGTACGTTGTTTGCAGGAATGAGTCATAATACGATTTATCGTAATATCAAAGAGTTTGAAACGTTAGGACTATTGGAGTTAAAAGCTCAGGCCAATCAAACCTTGGTCAAATATCAGTGTGATTTCAAGCATCAACATCATCATCACTTCGTGTGTTCAAACTGTGGTAAAGTAACGGAACTGCAAGCTTGTCCGCTAGATGAGTATGAAGCCCAGTTACCGGGCTGTACGATTACGGGTCACCGTATTGAAATTTATGGATTATGCGCGGCCTGTACGGCTCAACAAGCAATCAATAGCTGA
- a CDS encoding DUF6681 family protein — protein MFSILDMINHALGYVNVNVKIKNQIYIGIGIAGNLYLGYVAIRLMQNGAWLRGILYMLVFVALIYFITLNVIYYFTNKTAKYDLSPQIEKLLGGKPKEALAAEQQAQQNQQQPYIPANGIFDGQELLPATVKTSRAEQENVHQIVDQLQAANIVRLDYGGLSDDAVIKQAQATGEPVYAIGQGIQIPFSQLKLENHRLVIYAGINQMDQFPVGHITRVGLTDVHDAHEDYKLYLASTVITGGMSKIAGRTSAIEQAGDYQITAQVAYEDRAD, from the coding sequence ATGTTTAGTATTTTAGATATGATCAATCACGCCTTGGGTTATGTTAATGTCAATGTAAAAATTAAGAATCAAATTTATATTGGGATTGGAATTGCTGGTAACTTGTACTTAGGGTATGTGGCGATTCGGTTGATGCAAAACGGTGCGTGGTTGCGTGGTATTTTGTACATGCTCGTTTTTGTGGCCTTGATTTATTTTATTACGTTAAACGTTATCTATTACTTTACTAATAAGACGGCTAAGTATGATTTATCACCGCAAATTGAAAAATTATTAGGTGGTAAACCTAAAGAAGCACTAGCGGCTGAACAGCAGGCGCAACAAAATCAACAACAGCCTTATATTCCCGCAAATGGTATTTTTGACGGACAGGAACTTTTGCCAGCAACGGTGAAGACATCCCGTGCTGAACAGGAAAATGTGCATCAAATCGTCGACCAGTTACAGGCGGCTAACATTGTCCGGTTAGATTACGGTGGCTTAAGTGATGATGCTGTCATTAAGCAGGCACAAGCAACTGGTGAACCCGTGTATGCGATTGGTCAGGGGATTCAAATTCCGTTTTCACAGCTGAAATTGGAAAATCACCGGTTAGTTATTTATGCGGGCATTAACCAGATGGATCAATTCCCAGTTGGCCACATCACTAGGGTTGGTTTGACGGATGTCCATGATGCGCATGAAGATTATAAGCTGTACTTGGCATCTACGGTAATTACGGGTGGTATGAGCAAGATTGCAGGGCGAACATCAGCCATTGAGCAAGCGGGTGATTATCAGATAACGGCCCAGGTTGCGTATGAGGACCGAGCGGATTAG
- a CDS encoding HAD family hydrolase: MTYQAFMFDIDGTLTNSQPAYTTVMREVLATYGKPFNAAQAQKTFPMAAEQAMAELGIAPNEFDHFQAQYEDTMASHYDQIELYPGITSLFEQLPSELRLGIVTSQRRNELESGMRPYPFMMRMAVTISADDTPKRKPDPLPLLTALEKVNVAPQNALFIGDSVSDEQTARAANVDFGLAAWGMDPNANHQTVAHRFEKPLDILALFE, from the coding sequence ATGACTTACCAGGCATTCATGTTTGATATTGACGGTACACTGACGAACAGCCAACCAGCCTACACGACCGTAATGCGCGAGGTTTTGGCGACTTATGGCAAACCATTCAACGCAGCTCAAGCACAAAAGACTTTTCCAATGGCTGCCGAGCAAGCCATGGCAGAGTTAGGTATCGCACCTAATGAGTTCGATCACTTTCAGGCCCAGTATGAAGACACTATGGCCAGTCATTATGATCAGATCGAACTGTATCCCGGTATTACCAGTCTCTTCGAACAGTTACCATCTGAACTGCGTCTTGGAATCGTGACTTCCCAACGACGGAACGAATTAGAGAGTGGCATGCGACCATACCCCTTCATGATGCGGATGGCCGTCACGATTAGTGCTGACGATACCCCCAAACGCAAGCCAGATCCTTTACCACTACTAACAGCGCTTGAAAAAGTGAACGTGGCTCCTCAAAACGCGTTGTTCATCGGTGATTCCGTCAGCGATGAACAAACCGCTCGGGCTGCTAACGTTGATTTTGGACTAGCTGCCTGGGGAATGGATCCTAATGCTAATCATCAAACTGTGGCCCACCGCTTTGAAAAACCGCTCGATATTTTAGCACTTTTTGAATAA
- a CDS encoding aminotransferase class I/II-fold pyridoxal phosphate-dependent enzyme, which yields MSINSETLVNHMNREIAAIQPSDILAFNAEIANIPGIVRLTLGEPDFNTPEHVKQAAIKSIEADESHYAPSNGTLALRTAAAEFLAQKYDVHYDPASEVIITAGATGGIYTALSSILNPGDEVLIPTPIFPLYIAIVKLAGATPVFMDTSANGFVLSPEQLQTTLAAHPKTKAVVLNFPSNPTGVTYRHDDLKALAEVLADQPIFVLSDEIYSELTYGERHESIANYLPEQTILLNGVSKSHAMTGWRIGIMCAPKAITTQLGKIHQFTVTSTTTNAQAAATEALKNGLDDGQTMKREYQERRDYLYDALNQLGFQSAKPEGAFYLFSKIPAGLPQNSMAFCRELAHEARVALIPGSSFGPGGEGYVRISYAASLADLKTAVKRIGAYVASKKQED from the coding sequence ATGTCAATTAATTCAGAAACACTTGTTAACCATATGAACCGTGAAATTGCAGCGATTCAGCCGTCCGATATTTTAGCGTTCAATGCTGAAATTGCTAATATTCCAGGAATCGTGCGTTTAACTTTAGGAGAACCTGATTTTAATACGCCCGAACACGTAAAACAGGCCGCTATCAAGAGCATTGAAGCTGATGAAAGTCACTATGCTCCATCAAACGGAACGTTAGCATTACGAACCGCCGCCGCTGAATTTTTAGCCCAAAAGTATGATGTACACTATGATCCAGCTAGCGAAGTGATTATTACGGCTGGTGCCACTGGTGGCATCTATACTGCCTTAAGTTCGATTCTCAATCCCGGTGATGAAGTCCTGATTCCGACACCGATTTTTCCACTCTACATTGCAATTGTGAAATTAGCCGGAGCGACACCGGTCTTCATGGATACTTCCGCCAATGGGTTCGTGTTATCCCCAGAACAATTGCAAACCACGTTGGCAGCGCACCCCAAGACCAAAGCAGTTGTCCTCAATTTCCCATCAAATCCAACCGGTGTGACTTATCGGCATGATGATTTAAAGGCTTTGGCAGAGGTACTAGCCGATCAACCGATTTTTGTCTTGTCGGATGAAATCTATAGTGAGCTAACATACGGGGAGCGCCATGAATCAATTGCCAATTACTTACCAGAACAAACAATTCTACTTAATGGTGTCTCTAAGTCGCATGCGATGACTGGTTGGCGTATTGGGATCATGTGTGCGCCCAAAGCCATTACAACGCAATTAGGAAAAATTCATCAATTCACGGTGACTTCAACGACAACTAATGCACAAGCAGCTGCCACGGAAGCATTGAAAAATGGTCTTGATGATGGTCAAACAATGAAGCGTGAATATCAGGAACGGCGTGACTATTTGTATGACGCCTTGAATCAACTTGGTTTTCAATCTGCTAAACCAGAGGGAGCGTTCTACTTATTCAGTAAGATTCCGGCCGGATTACCACAAAATAGCATGGCCTTTTGTCGTGAATTAGCCCATGAGGCGCGGGTTGCTTTGATTCCGGGTAGCTCGTTTGGGCCTGGTGGTGAAGGCTATGTTCGGATCAGTTACGCGGCTTCGTTGGCTGACTTAAAGACGGCGGTTAAGCGGATCGGTGCGTACGTTGCTAGTAAGAAACAGGAGGATTAA
- a CDS encoding D-2-hydroxyacid dehydrogenase yields MKILMYSVRDDEQDAIQAWATAHKIQVDTNDLEFHPETAGLVKGYDGLVIQQRSPIGGDASLYQDLAAAGLKQLTSRTAGVDTIDIPAAKAAGLVVTNVPAYSPNSVAEMSVAQTMRLIRNLELFDQRIGQQNFQWAGLQAREIRSLTVGIIGAGRIGGTAARLFHGLGARVIAYDVVRHPELEDVLSYVDTKEELLRQADVVDLHVDLNETSAGLIDAAALKLMKSDAYIINASRGPVIVTEALVAALKAGEIAGCALDTVEGENTLFNQDHQGEVLQDTNVAQLMQMPNVIITPHVGFYTNLAVKNMVDISLDDVLTILNGGTTEHAF; encoded by the coding sequence ATGAAAATTTTAATGTACAGTGTTCGTGATGATGAACAGGACGCGATTCAAGCGTGGGCAACGGCACACAAAATTCAGGTGGATACGAATGACTTGGAATTTCACCCAGAAACGGCCGGGTTGGTAAAAGGGTATGATGGGCTAGTCATTCAGCAACGGAGTCCGATTGGTGGTGACGCCAGTTTATATCAAGATTTAGCTGCGGCCGGGTTAAAACAATTAACTAGTCGTACGGCCGGTGTGGATACGATTGATATTCCGGCAGCTAAAGCAGCTGGGTTAGTGGTGACTAATGTTCCAGCTTATTCACCTAACTCGGTCGCCGAAATGTCAGTTGCTCAGACGATGCGCTTAATTCGCAACTTAGAATTATTCGATCAACGAATTGGACAGCAAAACTTCCAGTGGGCGGGACTTCAAGCACGTGAAATTCGATCGTTAACTGTTGGGATTATTGGTGCGGGACGCATTGGGGGGACTGCCGCACGGCTTTTTCACGGTTTAGGCGCGAGGGTGATTGCCTATGACGTTGTGCGACATCCTGAACTTGAAGACGTTTTAAGCTACGTAGATACTAAGGAAGAACTATTGCGGCAAGCCGACGTTGTTGATTTGCACGTTGATCTCAATGAGACGTCGGCAGGTTTGATTGATGCAGCGGCCTTGAAATTAATGAAGTCGGATGCTTACATTATCAACGCATCACGCGGGCCGGTAATTGTCACAGAGGCGTTGGTTGCAGCTTTAAAGGCTGGTGAAATCGCGGGTTGTGCGCTCGATACGGTCGAGGGTGAAAATACGTTATTTAACCAAGATCATCAGGGAGAGGTCTTGCAAGATACAAATGTCGCCCAATTGATGCAGATGCCTAACGTCATTATTACGCCACATGTTGGGTTCTATACGAATTTGGCTGTCAAAAACATGGTTGATATAAGCCTGGATGATGTCTTAACGATTTTGAATGGTGGGACAACGGAACATGCTTTTTAA
- a CDS encoding amino acid ABC transporter ATP-binding protein, which translates to MSMIEFHDVEKYYGDFHALKNINLTINEGEKVVLIGPSGSGKSTLIRTVNGLERVQSGQLLVNGFDLADRKTDMNKIRKNVGMVFQHFNLYANKTVLENIMIAPRLVLKRPEEENKKLAMDLLDSVGLADKANSLPSQLSGGQSQRIAIARSLAMKPKCLLFDEPTSALDPEMIDDVLNVMKSVAEDSSMTMLVVTHEMGFAREVADRVIFMADGEILEDDAKEKFFDGQPSNERARQFLGKIITH; encoded by the coding sequence ATGTCAATGATCGAATTTCACGACGTCGAAAAGTATTATGGTGATTTTCACGCCCTTAAAAATATTAATTTAACGATTAATGAAGGTGAAAAAGTTGTTTTGATCGGACCGTCTGGCTCAGGTAAGAGTACCCTGATCCGAACTGTCAATGGTTTGGAACGGGTCCAGTCAGGTCAGTTGTTAGTCAATGGGTTTGATTTAGCCGATCGTAAAACGGATATGAATAAGATTCGTAAAAATGTCGGCATGGTGTTCCAACACTTTAACCTTTACGCGAACAAAACGGTGCTTGAAAACATCATGATTGCACCACGATTGGTCTTGAAGCGGCCAGAAGAAGAAAATAAAAAACTAGCTATGGATTTATTGGATAGCGTCGGTTTGGCTGATAAAGCCAACAGCTTACCGAGTCAGTTATCTGGTGGGCAGTCACAACGAATCGCCATTGCCCGTTCTTTGGCTATGAAGCCGAAGTGTCTCTTGTTTGATGAACCAACGTCAGCGCTAGATCCTGAAATGATTGACGATGTATTGAATGTTATGAAGAGTGTTGCCGAAGACTCTAGTATGACAATGTTAGTTGTGACCCACGAAATGGGCTTTGCTCGTGAAGTGGCTGACCGGGTTATTTTCATGGCTGATGGTGAAATCTTGGAAGACGATGCTAAGGAAAAGTTCTTCGATGGACAGCCATCGAACGAACGGGCCCGTCAATTCTTGGGTAAAATTATTACACACTAA
- a CDS encoding transporter substrate-binding domain-containing protein has protein sequence MKKLKRLIGALGMLTMLVVVLTACGSRQSLSKQDVLTNDKASKTITWGVKADTKLFGLMDVKDGKIKGFDADIATELTKRVLGKDATANFVQVTSQTRIPLLKNGNIDAIIATMTITPEREKQVDFTNSYFDAGQSLLVKKGSAIKSVKDLNKTGTKVLGVTGANSVENIKKAAPKAKVLELSDYAQAMTALKSGQGVALTTDNGILYGMASQNPGYEVVGGAFTKEPYGIAVNKGQEPLKKALNKALKEIEADGTYNRILKKWFGNVAGFNYKEASR, from the coding sequence ATGAAAAAGCTGAAACGACTAATTGGCGCACTCGGCATGCTTACCATGCTAGTGGTGGTCTTAACCGCTTGCGGTTCACGGCAATCATTATCAAAACAAGATGTCTTGACCAATGATAAAGCTAGCAAGACCATTACGTGGGGTGTTAAAGCTGATACGAAATTATTTGGGCTGATGGATGTTAAGGATGGTAAAATCAAAGGTTTTGATGCAGATATTGCAACGGAGCTGACTAAGCGCGTGCTTGGTAAAGATGCGACGGCCAACTTTGTTCAAGTGACGAGTCAAACACGGATTCCACTGTTAAAAAATGGGAATATTGATGCCATTATTGCAACGATGACTATTACCCCCGAACGTGAAAAACAAGTTGATTTTACTAATTCGTACTTTGATGCGGGACAATCATTGTTGGTTAAAAAAGGTAGTGCCATCAAGTCAGTCAAGGATTTGAACAAAACTGGAACTAAAGTTCTAGGTGTGACGGGGGCTAACTCCGTTGAAAACATTAAGAAAGCGGCTCCTAAGGCCAAAGTATTGGAATTGTCTGACTATGCGCAGGCGATGACAGCGCTGAAATCTGGTCAAGGAGTTGCATTGACAACTGACAACGGGATCCTTTATGGGATGGCTTCACAGAACCCGGGTTACGAAGTGGTTGGTGGGGCCTTTACAAAGGAACCTTACGGGATTGCCGTTAATAAGGGCCAAGAACCGCTAAAAAAGGCGCTTAATAAGGCACTCAAGGAAATTGAAGCGGACGGGACGTATAACCGCATCTTGAAGAAGTGGTTTGGTAACGTGGCCGGCTTCAACTATAAGGAGGCGTCACGCTAA
- a CDS encoding amino acid ABC transporter permease: MGYILTHYWSELIQGLGYTLLSSVIALVFSTVIGTMFAIFEVLPSRTMRIIGRIYIEIFRNIPLLVIAMFFYVIIPMYVAKIDGFTAGTIGLTIYTSSFIAETVRAGIQSVDPGQMEGARANGMTYWQAMSKIVLPQAFKIIIPPLGNQFINLVKNSSVLAFVAGFDLMYQANSIASLSLDTINSYVVVGVFYLIITLPLSYYMRHLEKKLAN; encoded by the coding sequence ATGGGATACATTCTAACGCACTATTGGTCAGAGCTGATTCAAGGACTCGGATATACGTTGTTATCCAGTGTGATTGCTTTAGTATTTAGTACCGTCATTGGAACGATGTTTGCGATTTTTGAAGTCTTACCGAGTCGGACGATGCGAATTATTGGCCGAATTTATATTGAAATCTTCCGGAACATTCCGTTACTAGTTATTGCGATGTTTTTCTATGTGATTATTCCGATGTACGTTGCTAAAATCGATGGTTTTACAGCTGGGACAATCGGATTAACGATTTATACGTCGTCATTTATTGCTGAAACGGTTCGGGCCGGAATCCAGTCGGTTGATCCGGGGCAAATGGAAGGTGCGCGCGCTAATGGGATGACGTATTGGCAAGCAATGAGCAAAATTGTGTTACCACAAGCGTTTAAAATCATCATTCCACCGTTGGGTAACCAATTCATTAACTTGGTAAAGAATTCGTCAGTATTAGCTTTCGTGGCAGGGTTTGATTTGATGTATCAAGCTAATTCAATTGCATCACTCTCGCTTGATACGATTAATAGCTACGTGGTCGTCGGCGTCTTTTACTTAATCATTACATTACCGTTGAGTTACTATATGCGGCACTTAGAGAAAAAACTAGCAAACTAG
- a CDS encoding amino acid ABC transporter permease gives MQNFIQAYSWINIRFLLEGLWVTVEVSVVSIIASFIIGSVLGVLRYVKIKYLSAVVGFIVDIIRNLPLILIIFFTYFGLPHLGFKPGIIFAAILAMTIFESAMLAEIIRSGILAVDYGQMEGARANGMSYVQALWHIVFPQAIKKTIPTIVSQFISLIKDTSLATIIVLPELLNHAQIIYGQNSSYILPMFLMIAVMYFIICYALSILSRVLDKKLA, from the coding sequence ATGCAAAACTTTATTCAAGCGTATTCATGGATAAATATCCGGTTCTTGCTCGAAGGACTCTGGGTCACGGTGGAAGTGTCCGTCGTTTCCATCATCGCCAGTTTTATTATTGGTTCAGTTTTAGGGGTACTTCGGTATGTTAAGATTAAATATTTATCAGCCGTGGTCGGCTTTATCGTTGATATCATTCGGAACTTACCGCTGATCCTAATTATCTTCTTTACTTACTTTGGACTACCACACCTAGGGTTTAAGCCGGGGATTATCTTTGCGGCCATCTTAGCCATGACGATTTTTGAATCGGCTATGTTGGCCGAAATTATCCGTTCTGGGATTTTGGCAGTTGATTACGGTCAGATGGAAGGTGCCCGGGCAAATGGGATGAGTTATGTACAAGCCCTGTGGCACATCGTGTTCCCACAAGCCATTAAAAAGACGATTCCGACGATTGTGAGTCAGTTTATCTCACTGATTAAGGATACGTCGCTGGCAACCATTATTGTTTTGCCAGAATTATTGAATCATGCACAAATTATTTATGGTCAAAATTCATCCTATATTTTACCGATGTTTTTAATGATTGCGGTAATGTATTTCATTATTTGTTACGCCTTGTCAATTTTGTCACGGGTGTTGGACAAGAAGTTGGCGTAA
- a CDS encoding APC family permease, giving the protein MQETKQATTLNRSLGFWSALSLVVGTVIGSGIFFKQSAVLDSAGSPSAALLAWLLGGLITLTAGLTIAEVGAQMPHTGGLYVYMEQIYGKLWGFLSGWMQIAVYGPAIIASIGAYLGILLVGFFNLHTSWQAPLSIGVIVLIGILNMFENRWGAAFQIATTLGKLLPIAAIIIFGLFYGNQNALGQSLHTITQSTGSFGVAVLATLFAYDGWILVANLGGEIKNPQKLLPQAIILGISMVLIAYTLVSYGILHFVPAATIHKLGQQTTLYFAQAAFGTIGGRLLNIGIIISMVGCLNGKIMTFPRIVYAMADQNQLPFAKQLSYLHQKSHEPIVATIAILVYASIMILFFNPDRLSDLCIFTVYCFYVATFIGVFILRKRQPATARPFSTPGFPVTPLVAILGALFVIISEIGSDLSGVLISLVIVAVGFPIYYWKRQQNQNA; this is encoded by the coding sequence ATGCAGGAAACAAAACAAGCAACGACCTTGAACCGTTCACTCGGTTTTTGGTCAGCACTTTCACTCGTCGTCGGTACGGTTATCGGGTCAGGAATCTTCTTTAAGCAGTCCGCAGTGCTTGATAGTGCTGGGTCGCCTAGCGCCGCATTACTTGCCTGGTTACTAGGTGGGTTGATTACATTAACGGCCGGTTTAACGATTGCGGAAGTCGGCGCCCAAATGCCCCATACTGGTGGTTTATACGTCTACATGGAACAAATCTACGGTAAGCTGTGGGGGTTCCTCTCTGGTTGGATGCAAATTGCCGTCTATGGCCCCGCCATTATCGCCTCGATTGGTGCTTACCTTGGTATTCTACTAGTCGGCTTTTTCAATCTTCATACTAGTTGGCAAGCCCCACTCTCGATTGGAGTCATCGTCTTGATTGGGATTCTCAACATGTTCGAAAATCGTTGGGGAGCGGCTTTCCAGATTGCAACCACTTTAGGTAAATTATTACCGATTGCCGCCATTATTATTTTTGGCCTCTTCTATGGTAATCAGAACGCCTTGGGGCAATCTTTACATACAATTACCCAATCAACTGGTAGTTTTGGGGTGGCCGTACTCGCGACACTGTTCGCTTATGACGGTTGGATCTTAGTTGCTAACTTGGGTGGCGAGATTAAAAATCCACAAAAGTTATTGCCACAAGCCATTATTTTAGGCATTTCGATGGTCCTAATTGCTTATACCTTAGTTAGTTATGGGATTCTCCACTTTGTCCCGGCAGCAACGATTCACAAACTAGGGCAGCAAACCACCCTATACTTTGCACAAGCGGCATTTGGTACCATTGGCGGGCGCTTACTGAACATCGGGATTATCATTTCAATGGTTGGCTGTCTAAACGGCAAGATCATGACTTTCCCACGCATCGTGTATGCCATGGCTGATCAAAATCAGCTGCCATTTGCTAAGCAACTCAGCTACTTACACCAAAAGTCACACGAGCCAATTGTTGCGACGATTGCAATTCTCGTATACGCTAGCATTATGATTCTGTTCTTTAACCCGGACCGCCTCTCAGATCTTTGTATTTTCACGGTCTACTGCTTCTACGTGGCGACCTTCATCGGTGTCTTTATTTTAAGAAAACGGCAGCCGGCTACTGCACGACCATTCTCGACACCGGGATTTCCAGTGACACCACTGGTTGCAATTCTGGGCGCACTATTTGTGATTATCAGCGAAATTGGCTCAGATTTATCTGGCGTTTTGATTTCACTGGTTATCGTGGCCGTTGGTTTCCCAATCTATTATTGGAAGCGGCAGCAAAACCAGAATGCCTAA